The Streptomyces sp. HUAS CB01 genome has a segment encoding these proteins:
- the wecB gene encoding non-hydrolyzing UDP-N-acetylglucosamine 2-epimerase, with the protein MKVISIVGARPQLVKLAPIAAAFAETEHEHFIVHTGQHYDADLSDVFFDGLGIPDPDVHLGVGSGSHGVQTGSVLSALDPVLEREKPDWVLVYGDTNSTIAGALSAVKMHLPVAHLEAGLRSFNRRMPEEHNRVLTDHCADLLLAPTEEAMRHLAGEGLADRARLAGDVMVDICLKIRDAVRAGEHPAPALPEGIDPSQPFLLATLHRPDNTDDPERLSAILESLAKLPVPVALLAHPRLVARAEAHGINLAQGSVHVGRPLPYAGLVAAVLASTGVVTDSGGLQKEAFLLERICTTVRPETEWVETVETGWNVLVPDPHTLSPEEWAATVTRAVPTADPGTPYGDGRAAKNVVRIMEEWKGGSRHA; encoded by the coding sequence GTGAAAGTCATCAGCATCGTCGGAGCCCGTCCTCAATTGGTGAAGCTCGCCCCCATCGCGGCGGCGTTCGCGGAGACCGAGCACGAGCACTTCATCGTGCACACCGGGCAGCACTACGACGCCGACCTCTCCGACGTCTTCTTCGACGGCCTCGGCATCCCGGACCCGGACGTGCACCTCGGCGTGGGCTCCGGCAGCCACGGTGTGCAGACGGGCTCCGTGCTCTCCGCCCTGGACCCGGTCCTGGAGCGCGAGAAGCCGGACTGGGTCCTCGTGTACGGCGACACCAACAGCACGATCGCCGGCGCGCTGTCGGCCGTGAAGATGCACCTGCCGGTGGCGCACCTGGAGGCGGGCCTGCGCTCCTTCAACCGGCGGATGCCGGAGGAGCACAACCGCGTCCTCACCGACCACTGCGCCGACCTGCTGCTGGCACCTACCGAGGAGGCCATGCGCCACCTCGCGGGCGAGGGCCTCGCCGACCGGGCCCGGCTCGCCGGTGACGTCATGGTCGACATCTGCCTGAAGATCCGGGACGCCGTGCGGGCCGGGGAGCACCCCGCTCCGGCGCTGCCCGAGGGCATCGACCCGTCGCAGCCGTTCCTGCTGGCGACGCTGCACCGCCCGGACAACACGGACGACCCCGAGCGCCTCTCCGCGATCCTGGAGTCGCTGGCGAAGCTGCCGGTCCCGGTGGCGCTGCTGGCCCACCCCCGTCTGGTCGCACGGGCCGAGGCCCACGGCATCAACCTGGCCCAGGGCAGCGTGCACGTCGGCCGGCCGCTGCCGTACGCGGGTCTCGTCGCCGCCGTGCTGGCCTCCACCGGTGTGGTCACGGACTCCGGCGGTCTGCAGAAGGAGGCGTTCCTGCTGGAGCGCATCTGCACCACGGTCCGCCCCGAGACCGAGTGGGTGGAAACCGTCGAGACCGGTTGGAACGTCCTTGTACCCGACCCGCACACCCTCTCCCCCGAGGAGTGGGCCGCGACGGTGACCCGCGCCGTGCCGACCGCCGACCCCGGCACCCCGTACGGCGACGGCCGGGCCGCCAAGAACGTTGTCCGGATCATGGAAGAGTGGAAGGGGGGCAGCCGGCACGCGTGA
- a CDS encoding glycosyltransferase: protein MIYLAIGFPPAAKSSAYRMRETANQFINVGWDVTVVNVAQESWERDSGVDLTLLDQVDPRVRIVELPLAREDLETDIRLYDEARALNPNGWVAKLRRRQMKPFPEPNFGEWRTDLEQAVLRIHEEHPADLLLASCVPYVNLAAAWKLWEEKRVPYAVDFRDGWSIDVIEGVEAFGPDSEEGRWERKILDEALSLWVVNDPIADHYRRRYPDFADRVHVVRNGYDADSSPGRAHAPDLESGLVFGYLGTVNFTPQHLETVLNAWKAAREKEPLLANARFEVRGHIGNGAGREANRHTEILKQAEADGVHFGGPAAKAEVASIYAGWDAMVLILIGGRYVTSGKVYEYMATGLPIVSAHVVEHDASNVLNGHPLWTGAVGIDEEGLTESFVRAAHMAVETSDEVHAEAMAHADQFTREALMTVAVKNLVEEFTAKYAAQGARETAAGGTPAAAAPGTGDVAPLAEKSIVAGGPTP, encoded by the coding sequence GTGATCTACCTCGCCATCGGGTTCCCGCCGGCCGCCAAGAGCTCGGCCTACCGCATGCGCGAGACCGCGAACCAGTTCATCAACGTGGGCTGGGACGTGACCGTCGTCAACGTCGCCCAGGAGTCCTGGGAGCGGGACTCCGGCGTCGACCTCACCCTGCTGGACCAGGTCGACCCCAGGGTGAGGATCGTCGAGCTGCCCCTGGCGCGCGAGGATCTCGAGACGGACATCCGCCTCTACGACGAGGCCCGCGCGCTCAACCCCAACGGCTGGGTCGCCAAGCTCCGCCGCCGCCAGATGAAGCCGTTCCCCGAGCCCAACTTCGGCGAGTGGCGCACCGATCTGGAGCAGGCGGTGCTGCGCATCCACGAGGAGCACCCGGCCGACCTGCTGCTCGCCAGCTGTGTGCCGTACGTGAACCTCGCGGCGGCCTGGAAGCTGTGGGAGGAGAAGCGGGTCCCGTACGCCGTGGACTTCCGCGACGGCTGGTCCATCGACGTCATCGAGGGCGTCGAGGCCTTCGGGCCCGACTCCGAGGAGGGCCGCTGGGAGCGGAAGATCCTCGACGAGGCCCTCTCCCTGTGGGTCGTCAACGACCCCATCGCCGACCACTACCGCAGGCGCTACCCGGACTTCGCCGACCGCGTGCACGTCGTGCGCAACGGCTACGACGCCGACAGTTCCCCGGGCCGCGCCCACGCCCCGGACCTCGAGTCCGGCCTGGTCTTCGGCTACCTCGGCACGGTCAACTTCACCCCCCAGCACCTGGAGACGGTGCTCAACGCCTGGAAGGCGGCCCGGGAGAAGGAGCCGCTGCTGGCCAACGCGCGCTTCGAGGTGCGCGGTCACATCGGCAACGGCGCCGGCCGTGAGGCGAACCGGCACACGGAGATCCTCAAGCAGGCCGAGGCCGACGGCGTCCACTTCGGCGGCCCCGCCGCCAAGGCCGAGGTCGCGTCGATCTACGCCGGCTGGGACGCCATGGTGCTGATCCTGATCGGCGGCCGCTACGTCACCTCCGGCAAGGTGTACGAGTACATGGCCACCGGTCTGCCCATCGTGTCGGCGCACGTCGTCGAGCACGACGCGTCGAACGTGCTGAACGGGCACCCGCTGTGGACCGGCGCCGTCGGCATCGACGAGGAGGGCCTGACCGAGTCGTTCGTCCGGGCCGCCCACATGGCCGTGGAGACCAGCGACGAGGTGCACGCCGAGGCCATGGCCCACGCGGACCAGTTCACCCGCGAGGCGCTGATGACCGTGGCCGTGAAGAACCTCGTCGAGGAGTTCACGGCGAAGTACGCCGCTCAGGGCGCGCGCGAGACCGCGGCCGGCGGCACCCCGGCGGCCGCGGCGCCGGGCACCGGGGACGTGGCGCCCCTCGCCGAGAAGTCGATCGTCGCCGGAGGACCCACCCCGTGA
- a CDS encoding glycosyltransferase family 1 protein, translated as MTEVLFVAAAKPQFGVLADSVRKFNALGARVHLAATFHLESSAEEVAALELAGLHQLPRSVAHRSQALRRKARTSPLGMRVWMQSKSDSWLRDRARKADVMVALDPGAVYTVWRLAQYNRSAAAMFGLAPGLKAVEGLTSQGGSVQRRSVIPPLDAVARDVRRSVDGLPAAVMRTATARPVMRSTVGARLWRTAVTAPGVPTRVRAATSRYVAEGMQWAGRTSGAAIALADAASKIPDLGLKAQLLDEGVMKEITKGLSPRHLDKAVAAQLAFADREFAAGRTEKAATALDRALFLDFHRVLHIDQLSSPLAKDAEGFVAPLYRSKAMQALSRPQGRKTPYKKAPTDRPLRLLVTTSANDNFLHHILDHFGDHPGVELRFLDLAASKHLKRIAWAGRRMLEDRLSGGTSDYQEEVERLFRPYLDWADTVFLDWSVGPAGMLTTIDPGDTRIVVRLHSYEAFTRWPHMTDFSRIDDLVFVAPHVKDLAVSLVPQLRGDQAPRFHIVDNAMDLSGFARPKPAEARFNLGLIGISQVAKDPKWAVDVLERVRRHDERYRLILVGGDMDPKTSRATREYRREFEKELAPLEESGAVVRLGPTDDVPSKLQEIGTIISSSVREGCHVGLMEGAASAAVPVARDWPFYAGKPNSARTLYPEGWVVGSPEEAAKRILETTATEEAWRDAGKLAAEHALSVWDWPVVRKHFEKLFLEDR; from the coding sequence GTGACCGAAGTCCTGTTCGTCGCCGCTGCCAAGCCGCAGTTCGGCGTGCTCGCCGACTCGGTGCGCAAGTTCAACGCCCTCGGCGCGCGGGTGCACCTCGCGGCCACGTTCCATCTGGAGTCCTCCGCCGAGGAGGTCGCCGCGCTGGAGCTGGCCGGGCTGCACCAGCTGCCGAGGAGCGTCGCGCACCGCAGCCAGGCACTGCGCCGCAAGGCGCGCACGTCCCCGCTCGGCATGCGGGTGTGGATGCAGTCCAAGAGCGACTCGTGGCTGCGCGACCGGGCCCGCAAGGCCGATGTCATGGTCGCCCTCGACCCGGGCGCCGTCTACACCGTGTGGCGGCTGGCCCAGTACAACCGCAGCGCCGCCGCCATGTTCGGCCTCGCGCCGGGCCTGAAGGCCGTCGAGGGCCTGACGTCCCAGGGCGGCAGCGTGCAGCGCCGCTCGGTCATCCCGCCGCTGGACGCCGTGGCCCGCGATGTCCGCCGCTCCGTGGACGGGCTCCCGGCCGCGGTGATGCGCACCGCGACCGCGCGTCCCGTGATGCGCTCCACCGTCGGTGCCCGGCTGTGGCGCACCGCCGTCACCGCGCCCGGTGTCCCGACCCGGGTGCGTGCGGCGACCTCCCGCTATGTCGCGGAGGGCATGCAGTGGGCGGGCCGTACGAGCGGCGCCGCCATAGCTCTCGCCGATGCCGCCTCGAAGATCCCGGACCTCGGGCTCAAGGCGCAGCTCCTCGACGAGGGCGTGATGAAGGAGATCACGAAGGGCCTCAGCCCGCGTCATCTCGACAAGGCGGTGGCGGCCCAGCTCGCCTTCGCGGACCGGGAGTTCGCCGCCGGCCGCACGGAGAAGGCGGCCACGGCGCTGGACCGTGCGCTGTTCCTGGACTTCCACCGGGTGCTGCACATCGACCAGCTCTCCTCGCCGCTGGCCAAGGACGCCGAGGGCTTCGTCGCCCCGCTGTACCGCTCCAAGGCGATGCAGGCGCTGAGCCGCCCGCAGGGCCGGAAGACGCCGTACAAGAAGGCGCCCACGGACCGGCCGCTGCGGCTGCTGGTCACCACCAGCGCCAACGACAACTTCCTGCACCACATCCTGGACCACTTCGGCGACCACCCCGGCGTGGAGCTGCGGTTCCTGGACCTGGCCGCGTCGAAGCACCTGAAGCGGATCGCCTGGGCGGGCCGGCGGATGCTGGAGGACCGGCTGTCCGGCGGCACCAGCGACTACCAGGAAGAGGTCGAGCGGTTGTTCCGCCCGTACCTCGACTGGGCCGACACGGTCTTCCTGGACTGGTCGGTGGGTCCCGCCGGGATGCTCACGACCATCGATCCCGGTGACACCAGGATCGTGGTCCGGCTGCACAGCTACGAGGCGTTCACGCGCTGGCCGCACATGACGGACTTCTCGCGGATCGACGACCTGGTCTTCGTGGCCCCGCACGTGAAGGACCTGGCCGTGTCGCTGGTCCCGCAGCTGCGCGGTGACCAGGCGCCTCGTTTCCACATCGTCGACAACGCGATGGATCTGTCCGGCTTCGCCCGGCCGAAGCCCGCCGAGGCCCGCTTCAACCTGGGCCTGATCGGGATAAGCCAGGTCGCCAAGGACCCGAAGTGGGCCGTGGACGTCCTGGAGCGGGTGCGCCGGCACGACGAGCGCTACCGGCTGATCCTGGTCGGTGGGGACATGGACCCGAAGACGAGCCGGGCGACGCGCGAGTACCGCCGCGAGTTCGAGAAGGAGCTCGCTCCGCTGGAGGAGTCGGGCGCCGTGGTCCGGCTGGGCCCGACGGACGACGTTCCGTCGAAGCTCCAGGAGATCGGCACCATCATCAGCTCCTCGGTCCGCGAGGGCTGCCACGTGGGTCTGATGGAGGGCGCGGCGAGCGCCGCCGTCCCGGTCGCCCGCGACTGGCCGTTCTACGCGGGCAAGCCGAACAGCGCCCGCACCCTCTACCCCGAGGGCTGGGTCGTCGGCTCCCCCGAGGAGGCGGCGAAGCGGATCCTGGAGACCACGGCCACCGAGGAGGCCTGGCGGGACGCGGGCAAGCTCGCGGCCGAGCACGCGCTGTCCGTGTGGGACTGGCCCGTGGTCCGGAAGCACTTCGAGAAGCTGTTCCTCGAGGACCGGTAG
- the galE gene encoding UDP-glucose 4-epimerase GalE translates to MTWLITGGAGFIGSHVVKAMTEGGERVVVLDDLSTGRAERLPAGVPLETGTVLDRDTVDRVLREHAVTGIVHIAGKKQVAESVEKPLYYYRENVEGLRVLLDAAVAAGVSRFLFSSSAAVYGMPDVDLVTEETPCAPINPYGETKLAGEWLVTAVGKVHPVATASLRYFNVAGAATPELGDDGIFNLVPMVFERLTAGEAPRIFGDDYPTPDGTCIRDYIHVEDIASAHVAAARRLAADPDARLILNIGRGEGVSVADMVGIIQDVTGHEGVKPEVTDRRPGDPARVVASADRIREELGWSARHEVREMVESAWAGWRLRHP, encoded by the coding sequence ATGACCTGGTTGATCACCGGTGGTGCCGGCTTCATCGGATCGCACGTGGTGAAGGCGATGACCGAGGGCGGCGAGCGCGTCGTCGTCCTCGACGACCTGAGCACGGGACGCGCCGAGCGGCTGCCCGCCGGGGTGCCGCTGGAGACCGGCACGGTCCTCGACCGCGACACCGTGGACCGCGTCCTGCGCGAGCACGCCGTCACCGGCATCGTTCACATCGCGGGCAAGAAGCAGGTGGCCGAGTCCGTCGAGAAGCCGCTCTACTACTACCGGGAGAACGTGGAGGGCCTGCGTGTCCTCCTCGACGCCGCGGTCGCCGCCGGGGTGAGCCGCTTCCTGTTCTCGTCCTCCGCGGCCGTGTACGGCATGCCCGATGTCGACCTCGTCACCGAGGAGACGCCGTGCGCGCCCATCAACCCGTACGGCGAGACCAAGCTCGCCGGTGAGTGGCTGGTCACGGCCGTCGGCAAGGTCCACCCGGTCGCCACCGCCTCGCTGCGCTACTTCAACGTCGCGGGCGCGGCGACGCCCGAGCTCGGCGACGACGGGATCTTCAACCTCGTCCCGATGGTGTTCGAGCGGCTCACCGCCGGCGAGGCGCCGCGGATCTTCGGCGACGACTACCCGACGCCGGACGGCACCTGCATCCGCGACTACATCCACGTCGAGGACATCGCCTCGGCCCACGTCGCCGCGGCCCGCCGGCTCGCCGCCGACCCGGACGCCCGGCTGATCCTCAACATCGGCCGCGGCGAGGGCGTCTCGGTCGCCGACATGGTCGGGATCATCCAGGACGTCACGGGCCACGAGGGCGTCAAGCCCGAAGTCACGGACCGCCGGCCGGGCGACCCGGCGCGGGTCGTGGCCTCCGCCGACCGCATCCGCGAGGAGTTGGGCTGGAGCGCGCGCCACGAGGTGCGGGAGATGGTCGAGTCGGCATGGGCGGGCTGGCGGCTGCGCCACCCGTAG
- a CDS encoding nucleotide sugar dehydrogenase, translating into MNICVVALGKIGLPLAVQFAAKGHKVIGADVNEKVVELVNAGTEPFPGEHDLDVKLKQAVDAGLLSATTDTAAAVAQSEAVVVVVPLFVDAEGTPDFGWMDAATQAIAKGLKPGTLVSYETTLPVGTTRTRWAPMLEQGSGLTAGQDFHLVFSPERVLTGRVFADLRRYPKLVGGIDEASAERGVEFYEQVLDFDERDDLPQPNGVWDLGTAEASELAKLAETTYRDVNIGLANQFARFADKNGIDVKKVIEACNSQPYSHIHQPGIAVGGHCIPIYPRMYLWNDPEATVVRSAREANAAMPEYAVDLLAAAYGDLKGVNVLVLGAAYRGGVKETAFSGVFGTVEALKARGAVPFVSDPMYTAEELSAHGLTPHQGETVTAAVLQADHAEYRELAASDLPDVTVLVDGRRTTDPARWEGVRRVVIGG; encoded by the coding sequence ATGAATATCTGTGTAGTCGCGCTCGGCAAGATCGGGCTTCCGCTCGCCGTGCAGTTCGCCGCCAAGGGCCACAAGGTCATCGGCGCCGACGTCAACGAGAAGGTCGTCGAGCTGGTCAACGCCGGCACCGAGCCCTTCCCCGGCGAGCACGACCTGGACGTCAAGCTGAAGCAGGCCGTCGACGCCGGGCTGCTGTCCGCCACCACCGACACCGCGGCCGCCGTCGCGCAGTCCGAGGCGGTCGTGGTCGTCGTCCCGCTGTTCGTGGACGCCGAGGGCACTCCGGACTTCGGCTGGATGGACGCCGCCACCCAGGCCATCGCCAAGGGCCTCAAGCCCGGCACCCTCGTCTCGTACGAGACGACCCTCCCGGTCGGCACCACCCGCACCCGCTGGGCGCCGATGCTGGAGCAGGGCTCCGGCCTGACCGCGGGCCAGGACTTCCACCTGGTCTTCTCCCCGGAGCGGGTGCTCACCGGCCGCGTCTTCGCCGACCTGCGCCGCTACCCCAAGCTCGTCGGCGGTATCGACGAGGCCTCCGCCGAGCGCGGCGTGGAGTTCTACGAGCAGGTCCTGGACTTCGACGAGCGCGACGACCTCCCGCAGCCGAACGGCGTGTGGGACCTTGGCACCGCCGAGGCCTCCGAGCTCGCGAAGCTCGCCGAGACCACCTACCGCGACGTCAACATCGGTCTGGCCAACCAGTTCGCCCGGTTCGCCGACAAGAACGGCATCGACGTCAAGAAGGTCATCGAGGCCTGCAACTCGCAGCCCTACAGCCACATCCACCAGCCCGGCATCGCCGTCGGCGGCCACTGCATCCCGATCTACCCGCGGATGTACCTGTGGAACGACCCGGAGGCGACCGTCGTGCGCTCGGCCCGCGAGGCCAACGCCGCCATGCCGGAGTACGCCGTCGACCTGCTGGCCGCCGCGTACGGCGACCTGAAGGGCGTCAACGTGCTCGTGCTGGGCGCCGCCTACCGCGGTGGCGTCAAGGAGACCGCGTTCTCCGGCGTCTTCGGGACCGTCGAGGCCCTCAAGGCCCGCGGCGCGGTGCCGTTCGTGTCCGACCCGATGTACACCGCCGAGGAGCTCTCCGCGCACGGCCTCACCCCGCACCAGGGCGAGACGGTCACCGCCGCGGTCCTCCAGGCCGACCACGCCGAGTACCGCGAGCTGGCCGCCTCCGACCTGCCGGACGTCACCGTCCTGGTCGACGGCCGCCGCACCACCGACCCGGCCCGCTGGGAGGGCGTCCGCCGCGTCGTCATCGGCGGCTGA
- a CDS encoding glycosyltransferase family 2 protein has protein sequence MTTPDVTVVVAVYNTMPYLTECLESLVNQSIGVDRLEVVAVDDGSTDDSGRELDRFAERYPGTVKVIHQANSGGPAAPSNRALEVATGRYVYFIGSDDYLGKDALKRMVACADEHGSDVVVGKMVGTNGRYVHQALYKKSDPDVSLYDSALPFTLANTKLFRRELVERHKLRFPEDLPVGSDQPFTIEACVRARKISVLADYTYYYAVKRGDASNITYRANHLARLRCTAEIMKFTAGLIEAGPRRDAVFKRHFTWELAKLVQDDFPALDRETQIQVCAGIAALADDYFTEPLRDSMDVKRRVRIALAQRGAVSELIRAIEEEAAQGAPPLLLEDGRAFLRYPGFRDPALGLPDRLYEVVGESVPRQLADGTGLVSARWEQQGQELAVALSVRVPVTGETDHAVIRLANKAMPKSADKPGARRLPVGTELPAPAGELSRTTTDDGTGTVLTARIPVKPVRAKLGVRAYLDVAGSTYEVPVKTLDRPLPLARRWREKVPYRVSANANAKGRLVITTAPLWESSSSGEPGRLRHLMSRVKRKLTR, from the coding sequence TTGACCACCCCTGATGTCACCGTCGTCGTGGCCGTCTACAACACGATGCCCTACCTCACCGAGTGCCTCGAGTCGCTGGTGAACCAGAGCATCGGAGTGGACCGGCTGGAGGTCGTGGCCGTCGACGACGGCTCGACGGACGACAGCGGCCGGGAGCTCGACCGCTTCGCGGAGCGGTACCCCGGCACCGTGAAGGTGATCCACCAGGCCAACTCCGGCGGCCCGGCTGCGCCCAGCAACCGGGCCCTGGAGGTGGCCACCGGCCGTTACGTGTACTTCATCGGCTCCGACGACTACCTCGGCAAGGACGCGCTGAAGCGCATGGTGGCCTGTGCCGACGAGCACGGCTCCGACGTCGTCGTGGGCAAGATGGTCGGCACCAACGGCCGCTACGTCCACCAGGCGCTCTACAAGAAGAGCGACCCGGACGTCAGCCTGTACGACTCGGCGCTGCCGTTCACGCTGGCCAACACCAAGCTGTTCCGGCGCGAGCTGGTCGAGCGGCACAAGCTGCGCTTCCCGGAGGACCTGCCGGTCGGCAGCGACCAGCCGTTCACGATCGAGGCGTGCGTCCGGGCGCGGAAGATCTCCGTCCTCGCGGACTACACGTACTACTACGCGGTCAAGCGCGGGGACGCGAGCAACATCACGTACCGCGCCAACCATCTGGCGAGGCTGCGCTGCACCGCCGAGATCATGAAGTTCACGGCCGGGCTCATCGAGGCGGGCCCCCGCCGGGACGCCGTGTTCAAGCGCCACTTCACCTGGGAACTCGCCAAGTTGGTCCAGGACGACTTCCCCGCACTCGACCGGGAGACGCAGATCCAGGTCTGCGCCGGCATCGCCGCCCTCGCCGACGACTACTTCACCGAGCCGCTCCGCGACTCGATGGACGTCAAGCGGCGGGTGCGGATCGCGCTGGCCCAGCGCGGAGCCGTCTCGGAGCTCATCCGCGCCATCGAGGAGGAGGCCGCCCAGGGAGCGCCGCCGCTGCTGCTGGAGGACGGCCGGGCGTTTCTGCGCTACCCCGGGTTCCGCGACCCGGCACTCGGGCTGCCCGACCGGCTGTACGAGGTCGTCGGCGAGTCCGTGCCCAGGCAGCTCGCCGACGGCACCGGGCTGGTCTCGGCGCGGTGGGAGCAGCAGGGCCAGGAGCTGGCCGTGGCCCTCTCGGTCCGCGTTCCCGTCACGGGTGAGACGGACCACGCCGTCATCCGGCTCGCCAACAAGGCCATGCCGAAGAGCGCCGACAAGCCGGGCGCCCGCAGGCTGCCCGTCGGCACCGAACTCCCCGCCCCGGCGGGGGAGCTGAGCCGCACCACCACCGACGACGGCACGGGGACGGTCCTCACCGCCCGTATCCCGGTCAAGCCCGTCAGGGCCAAGCTCGGCGTCCGCGCCTATCTGGACGTGGCAGGCTCGACGTACGAGGTCCCGGTGAAGACCCTGGACCGGCCGCTGCCCCTGGCGCGGCGCTGGCGCGAGAAGGTCCCCTACCGTGTCTCCGCCAACGCGAACGCCAAGGGACGGCTCGTCATCACCACTGCTCCGCTCTGGGAGTCCTCGTCGTCCGGCGAGCCCGGCCGGCTGCGTCACCTGATGTCCCGTGTGAAGAGGAAACTGACCCGATGA
- a CDS encoding Gfo/Idh/MocA family protein, whose protein sequence is MTAAGLRAGLIGLGSMGRHHARVLAGLDGVDLVAVVDPMGDKNGWAQGAPVLSTVDELIALGIDYAVVACPTALHEEVGLKLAEAGVGALIEKPVADTVEGARRLVEAFESRGLVAGVGHIERCNPALRSLRSRLEAGELGDVFQVVTRRQGPFPHRIADVGVVKDLATHDIDLTAWVTGQQYTSIAAHTVSKSGRPHEDMVSAVGKLSDGTMVSHLVNWLSPLKERFTSVTGERGCFIADTLTADLTFYSNAAVATEWEALQAFRGVSEGDMIRYAIPKREPLLVEHELFRDAVLGKSQDICTLRQGLRTVEVAAAVIDSAKSGATVRLDPEGVAS, encoded by the coding sequence GTGACTGCCGCTGGACTGCGGGCCGGCCTGATCGGCCTGGGCTCCATGGGACGCCACCACGCCCGTGTACTGGCCGGGCTCGACGGCGTCGACCTGGTCGCCGTCGTGGACCCCATGGGTGACAAGAACGGCTGGGCGCAGGGCGCCCCCGTGCTGTCCACCGTCGACGAGCTGATCGCGCTCGGCATCGACTACGCCGTCGTGGCCTGCCCGACGGCGCTGCACGAGGAAGTCGGCCTGAAGCTGGCCGAGGCCGGTGTCGGCGCGCTGATCGAGAAGCCGGTCGCGGACACCGTCGAGGGTGCCCGTCGGCTGGTCGAGGCCTTCGAGTCGCGCGGCCTGGTCGCCGGCGTGGGCCACATCGAGCGCTGCAACCCGGCGCTGCGCAGTCTGCGCTCCCGGCTGGAGGCCGGCGAGCTCGGTGACGTCTTCCAGGTCGTCACGCGCCGCCAGGGCCCCTTCCCGCACCGCATCGCCGACGTCGGCGTGGTCAAGGACCTCGCCACCCACGACATCGACCTGACGGCCTGGGTCACCGGCCAGCAGTACACGTCGATCGCGGCGCACACCGTCTCCAAGTCGGGCCGCCCGCACGAGGACATGGTCTCGGCCGTCGGCAAGCTCTCCGACGGCACGATGGTCAGCCACCTCGTCAACTGGCTGAGCCCCCTGAAGGAGCGCTTCACCTCGGTCACCGGCGAGCGCGGCTGCTTCATCGCCGACACGCTCACCGCCGACCTGACGTTCTACTCGAACGCGGCCGTGGCCACCGAGTGGGAGGCCCTGCAGGCCTTCCGCGGTGTCTCCGAGGGCGACATGATCCGCTACGCGATCCCGAAGCGCGAGCCGCTCCTCGTCGAGCACGAGCTCTTCCGGGACGCGGTGCTCGGCAAGTCCCAGGACATCTGCACGCTGCGCCAGGGCCTGCGGACCGTCGAGGTCGCCGCCGCCGTCATCGACTCCGCCAAGAGCGGTGCCACCGTGCGGCTGGACCCGGAGGGCGTGGCCAGTTGA
- a CDS encoding DegT/DnrJ/EryC1/StrS family aminotransferase — MPSSNAQPIPAARPVIGEEEIEAAVRVLRSGRVVQGPEVAAFEEGFSELVDGRHCVAVNSGTSALHLLLMALGIGPGDEVIVPSFSFAASANAVRLVGADVVFADIDPETYCLAPAAVEAAITPRTAAIMPVHLYGHPAAMDQIMAIADKHKLAVVEDACQAHAAALNGTPVGAFGSGGTFSFYPTKNMHSLEGGMISTADAEVARTLRLLRNQGMEQRYANEIVGANMRMTDVSAAVGRVQLAKLPGWTEQRIANAAYLSEHITAPGVVTPVVAEGARHIYHQYTIRVRGDRDAAMAKLTEAGIGNAVYYPTPIHRLKPYWEPDQKAGRDWDLPETERAAAEVVSLPVHPSLTEGDLERIVTAVNALGENL, encoded by the coding sequence ATGCCGAGCAGCAACGCGCAGCCCATCCCCGCTGCCCGCCCGGTCATCGGTGAAGAAGAGATCGAAGCCGCCGTACGCGTACTGCGCAGCGGCCGGGTGGTCCAGGGCCCCGAGGTGGCCGCGTTCGAGGAGGGCTTCTCGGAGCTCGTGGACGGCCGCCACTGCGTCGCCGTCAACTCCGGCACCTCCGCGCTGCACCTCCTTCTGATGGCTCTCGGCATCGGCCCGGGTGACGAGGTGATCGTCCCCTCGTTCTCGTTCGCCGCCTCGGCCAACGCGGTCCGCCTGGTCGGCGCCGACGTCGTCTTCGCCGACATCGACCCGGAGACGTACTGCCTCGCCCCGGCGGCGGTCGAGGCCGCCATCACCCCGCGCACCGCCGCGATCATGCCGGTGCACCTGTACGGCCACCCGGCCGCGATGGACCAGATCATGGCCATCGCGGACAAGCACAAGCTGGCCGTCGTCGAGGACGCCTGCCAGGCGCACGCGGCCGCGCTGAACGGCACCCCGGTCGGCGCCTTCGGCTCCGGCGGTACGTTCAGCTTCTACCCGACCAAGAACATGCACAGCCTCGAGGGCGGCATGATCTCCACGGCCGACGCCGAGGTCGCCCGCACCCTGCGCCTGCTGCGCAACCAGGGCATGGAGCAGCGCTACGCGAACGAGATCGTCGGCGCCAACATGCGCATGACGGACGTCTCCGCCGCCGTCGGCCGCGTCCAGCTCGCCAAGCTGCCCGGCTGGACCGAGCAGCGCATCGCCAACGCCGCGTACCTCTCCGAGCACATCACCGCCCCGGGCGTGGTGACCCCGGTCGTCGCGGAGGGCGCGCGCCACATCTACCACCAGTACACGATCCGCGTCCGCGGTGACCGCGACGCCGCCATGGCGAAGCTCACCGAGGCGGGCATCGGCAACGCCGTCTACTACCCGACGCCCATCCACCGGCTGAAGCCGTACTGGGAGCCGGACCAGAAGGCCGGCCGCGACTGGGACCTGCCCGAGACCGAGCGGGCGGCCGCCGAGGTCGTCTCGCTGCCCGTCCACCCGTCGCTCACCGAGGGCGACCTGGAGCGCATCGTCACCGCCGTGAACGCGCTGGGAGAGAACCTGTGA